The region TCATACAACATGTTGTCGGATAATCAAATGGGGATATAAAAGGGCAGGAGTGATTATAATGTCAGCAGAGCAAAACAGAATTTTAATTTTCGGTGCAGGTGTCATCGGGAGTATTTATGCAATAAAGTTTATGGAAGCAGGATATGACGTTAGTCTGTTTGCACGTGCGGACAGGTTCAGACTTTTACAAGAAAAAGGCCTGCAATATAATGACAAAGGTACAGTCAGAACGGTTCCGGTGAAGGTCATGGATACGCTCGAAAATGACGATATATACGATTTTATTTTCGTTACCGTTCGTTATGACCGGGCCGAATCCGCATTGCTCGCGCTAAAAGATAATCAAAGCCAAAATATAGTTACGATGACCAATAGCCCGATTGGATTTTCTTCGTGGCAGGGGATTGTGGGGGATAGACTGTTACCGGCCTTTCCCGGCTTCGGCGGACAGATTAAAGATGGGGTCCTGTACGCCCGGTTCATGCCCAAGCTTCTAGTGGCTACCGCATTTGGAGAAATGAATGGCGCAGTGACGCAGCGCATCTTAAAGCTCGCACAAGTATTTCAAACCGCCAAGCTTCCCTACGCTATAAAAAAGGATATGCAGGCGTATCTAATCACTCATTCCGTATCAGACATTGCCTTGCTGGGCAGTTTGTATGGCGGCAAACCGGAGATTGCTCCTGTAACACCCGGAACCAGACAGACGGCACGCCAAATAACAGTTACTTTAAAAGCGTATCTAAAAGCAATCCGTGAGGCAGGTGTTGCTGTTGATCCGCCCGTTTTTAACATAGTCCCTAAGCTCCCAAGCTTCATCCTGGATGTTCTCTTCATTGCCTGGCTGCGCACCAAAATGGTTAAGGATATGCTGCTGCCGGATTATGCGAATGCTGCGAATCAGGAGGTTGTGCAGCTAGAGAAGGATCTGACAAAATTTCTATCTATGCAGAACGGCTGATGAATCGTTTGTTCCGGTATTGTAACCCGTCTGTTTATTCTTCACTTCCAGCGGATGGTAAGGTTGAAGAACTGAAGCAGGCGGGAGGCTTACCATGATAACAAGATTAGGGAAGATACTGAACATATCGATTTTGGCGGTCTGTCTGGCTGGATGCAGTCAGGCGGCAGAGCCCATACAGCCTACACATCCCGCAGGCGCACAGCACATCCCGGTCACTCCAACTCCAGAGGATGCAGTGCAAGAGGAAGCTCTTATTCCGCTCAACACCTCAGAACCTTTTATCGGGCGGATAGATCTGGATCAGGAGACAGCGAAGTTCATCTATGGAACCTGGAAGGTGGACAAGCTGCTGGGATTCGCGAATTCCTATAATGACGCGTCTGAATATCCTACAGGACAGGACATCATTGGGGATGAACTTGTGATTCATAAAGATTACTTCTCCTCGATGGGGCTAGAGGGCTATGAAGCGTACCAATACGAGTTCACCAATCCCCGCTATAGCATAACCCAGAGGCATTATAACGGGGATTCCTTTTACAGAGTGAACAAATTGAATCTGTCTATGATCGGGACCAGCGATGTAACGACCGACATAGAGGTAACTGAGCCTTCGCCGGGACTGGGTGTACCGCTAAGCTTCATCGATGTGAATCATAACAAGCTGATCCTGTGGATCGAAGCCGCAACGTTTGAGTTGATAAGAGTGGACGAATCGGGTAATAAGTAGTCTAAGTACTGGAGTCTATAATGACAGGAGTGAGCGCATATGAGCTGGGATGTACTTATTATGAAAACGAAATACGATTTTGAAGCGCCGGAGGAAGAACAGCCGCCAGTGCCACCGCTGGGACAACGTGATGAAATCATTGAGAAGCTGACCCGCCGCCTACCGAACCTGGATTACCGGGATAAGGCTTGGGGCGTCCTTGAGGGCGAGGGGTTTTCGATTGAGTTCAACACAGGTGACGAGGAGCTCGTGGATTCAATTATGCTGCATGTCCGGGGCGGGGGAGCGGTGATGGATACCCTCCGCTTGATCTGCGAGACACTGGAGGCTTATGCCCTGGACACATCGGATACCGGCTATATTGACTTTGAGCAGCCTGAAGCAGCGGAGCAATCCTGGGAGCAATTTCAGAAGTATCGTGACAAGGTGATTAACAACCATAACGGAAGGGTTTGAAGTGAACAGAGGCGCAGGATGGATCACATCTGCTGCCTCTTTTTTGTGTTTTGAAGTGTTTGGAAATAACGTGCAGAATGGTATTGACGCCTGAAGAAGTAGCATGTTAATATTTTCACGTGACAAACTAACATGTCAGTATACCTAAATAGCATGTTAGCATGTTAACTCATTTATCCTACTTCAGGAGGTTTTTTTGTGGATGTGGCTAATGTTGTAATCGGTTTCATTATGGTCTTATCTTTTTTTGGATTGGTGTGGTATTGCGTCAAGGGGTATAACCTCATGGTTGGCTTCTTCGTCATGTCGGTGCTGTGGACCTCGATTGCCCTGATCGGAAATAGCATTCATCCTACCTCCGTGATGGAGGGCAAAACCTTCATTGACGTCCTGACCAACGTGTTCCAGACGGGGCCTGAGAATTACGGGAAGGCGATACTGGTTAATATTTTCTTCGGCGCCTTCTTCGGCAGAGTCCTGATCGACACCGGGATTGCCGCTACACTGATCCGTAAGGTCGTAGAGCTTGGAGGAGACAAACCAAGAATTACCATGTCCCTGCTGTGTATCGTTACCGCTGTAATCTTCACCTCCATGACCGGTATCGGTCCGGTCATCTCCATTGCTGTCATCGTGCTGCCGATCATGCTGTCACTCGGGATTCCTTCACCGATTGCCTTGTTCTCCTTCATGGGCTCGATCATGGCGGGGATCTTCGGGAACATCGTGAACTTTAAGCAATATCAGGCGATATTTGCAACAGCCAACGAAAGCTATGCCAGCTACGACTATAATACATATTTCAAATTCGGCATGATTGCGATGGCAGTATCTCTGATCGTAGTGCTGGTGGTCTCTAATGTGATGATGAACCGGAAGCTCTCCCGGGCCTGGGCGGCCACACCGGATAGCGGAGCTACTGTTGATGCACCTGCCATCTCCTGGATCTCGATCATTCTGCCGGTAGTGGGTGTGGTAGTGCTCAAGGTGCCGATTATTTTCGGCTTTATCTTCGCAGCCCTGTTCGCCCTGCTGACCTGCGGCAAGCTGAAGGGTGGTTTTGCAAGCGTTTGCAGAATGCTGTCGAAGCAGTTCGCAGACGGAGCGATCGATGTGGCGCCGATGATCGGGTTCTTGCTCACGCTGTCGATGTTCAACAATGCGGCCACCTATGCTTCCCCTTATTTCAAAACCCTGCTTGACGGCGCAATGCCCCAGACCGCGCTGCTCTTGTGTATTGTATTCGCCATCCTGACACCGCTCGGCTTCTTCCGCGGCCCGATGAACCTCGTCGGTTCGGGTTCGGCCATCCTGGCCGTCGTGGTGGCAACCGCTGCCTGGCCGGTCCAATTCCTCTATCCGCTGTTCGCCATTACTACCGTTGCACCGCAGCATTTGGACGTTACACAGTCCTGGGTGGCCTGGGGCTTCGGCTATACGAAGGTTCCGGCCAAGGAATACATGAAGATGTCGATTCCTACCGGCTGGATCATCGGGATTATCCTCTGCGCGATCGTATTCTTCATGTACGGAAATTTGGTGTAGTCTACTATTAAGGAAGAGAAACGGAGAAATCATATGAGTACAATGGTTAGAATGGGAATCGATGTGGGGGGAACCCATACCAAGGCAGTGGCGATTGACAATGCGACCCATGAGATTATCGGGAAATCATCGGTCAAGACGACGCATGATCATGCCACAGGCGTAGCCGCAGGTGTGGTGAAATGCTTCATGAATTGCCTGGAGGAGAACAATATCCGTCCTGAGGATGTGGTGTTCGTGGCCCACAGTACCACGCAGGCTACGAATGCGCTGATCGAGGGCGATATTGCCCAGGTGGGCATCATCGGCCTGGCGAAGGGCGGTCTGGAAGGCTGGCTCGCCAAGCGGCAGACCCGGCTTCAGAATATCGATCTGGGCAACGGCAAGGAGATCAAGATCTACAATAGCTTCCTGAATGTTAAAAAAATGTCCGAAGCCTCCGTGCTTTCGGTCATCGATGATTTGAAGCAGCAGGGGGCACAGGTGATTGTGCCTTCGATGGCTTTTGGCGTAGATAACGGGCGGCCCGAGGAACTGGTCTATATCGAAGCGGAGAAAAAAGGCATGCCGACCACCATGGCCTCCGACATCACAAAATTATACGGGCTGACCCGGAGAACCCGGACGGCTGCGATTAATGCAAGTATTCTGCCGAAGATGCTGGATACCGCCAATTCCACAGAGAAGTCGGTGCGGGAGGCCGGGGTTCATGTTCCCCTGATGATTATGAGAGGCGACGGCGGCGTTATGGAGATCAGTGAGATGAAGAAGCGGCCTGTGCTGACGATGCTGTCGGGCCCGGCGGCCTCAGTCATGGGCTCATTGATGTATCTTAGAGCGTCTAACGGGGTGTATTTCGAGGTCGGCGGTACGACAACCAATATCGGTGTGATCAAAAACGGCCGTCCGGCCATCGACTATTCCATCGTCGGCGGTCATCCGACCTATGTCAATTCCCTGGATGTACGGGTGCTCGGCGTAGCCGGCGGGTCCATGATCCGGGCGAACAAGAGCGGAGTGGTCGATGTCGGACCCAGATCGGCGCATATCGGCGGACTGGATTATTCCGTATTCACCGATCCGGATAAGATCAAGGGAGCTCAGGTCGAATTCTTTTCTCCAAAGCCGGGTGATCCTGCTGATTATGTGGCGGTCCGGCTGGAAAACGGGGAACGGGTGACGATCACGAACTCCTGTGCGGCGAATGTGCTGGGACTGGTGAAGCCGGAGCATTTCTCCTACGGGAATGTGGAAGCGGCCAGAAGAGCGATGCAGGCATTGGCGGATTACTGCGGAATGACGGTAGAGGATATTGCCAAGCAGATCATGGAGAAGGCGTATGCGAAGATCGAGCCGATCATCCTGGCGCTGGCCGAGAAATACAAGCTGGAGAAGGATCAGATCTCCCTGGTAGGTGTTGGCGGCGGAGCGGCTTCGCTGATTGTCTATTTTTCCGAGAAAATGGGCCTGAAGTACAGCATCCCCGAGAATGCAGAGGTTATCTCTTCGATAGGGGTTGCTCTGTCGATGGTCCGGGACGTTGTAGAGCGGATTATTCCGTCTCCGTCGAAGGAAGTGATTGCTGCCCTCAAGATGGAAGCCATGAACAAGGCCATCCAGAGCGGGGCTACACCGGAGAGCATCGAGATTCATATCGATATTGATCCGCAGACCTCCAAGGTGACAGCTATCGCGACCGGTTCTACTGAAGTGAAGACGACCGAGCTGTTGAAGGAATGTGATGAGGAAGAGCTGCGGGAGCTGGCTGCCCAGGATATGCGTATCCCGCTTGAACGGACCAAGCTGCTGGAGAAGACCCGGTATGTCAGTATTTTCGGCGAAAGGATGGATAAAGCCGGTGAAGCCGGTCCGGTCCGCATCCTGGACACCAAGGGCTTCATCAAAGTGCAGAGGGGCCGGGCAATGGCGCTTAAGACCACTGCGGGTGATTACCTGAGCGCGGTTAAGCAGCTGTGGGAGGCAATGGCTGTGTATCAGACGGAGCTGATTGCAAGACCTGACTTTTACCTGTGCATCGGTGCCCGTGTCATGGACTTTACCGCATCGGACTTCGAACAACTGGAGCTGCTGATGGATATTGAGGTATCCACCTTCGAGCCGGACACGGAGATCGTTGTCGTGGCGGCTAATATCAAGCAGAGCTAAGAACCGCGCGGAAGAACGTGTAGACAGGGGGACGTATGCAAGTGCAGACGAAGCTGGGAGAGCTGCTGTATCCATTGCTGGAGGTTGACCATGAGGCTTGGGGAATGTATGCCTTCTCGAGAGACATTCTGAACCGGCGGATTTCGCCGGAGACGAAGCGGGAAATGCTGAAGCAGGCCAGAGCCTGCGGCATAGAATATGCACAGCGGATGATGCTTGAATATGGGACCCGTGATGTCAGGGTGCTTGCTGAACGTATGAACCTGAAGCTGGAATTCAAGGATGCGCTCATGACCGGCAAGCGTGTGCTATTCGCCTCCTATACCCCGCCGGACCGGATCGAAATCATGGAAGAACCCTTGCGCAGAGCGGCGGAGCAGGTGCGGGAGGCGGGTCCTGGTCTGGTTGAACTTTTTCCGCAAGCTGGTATAATGAATACTATCCTTGGCCACGAAATTTATCATTTTGTAGAAGATCGGTTTGCACAGGAAATATACACCCGGACCGAGCGCGTTCTGCTATGGAAGCTGCTGGGCCTGAAGAATTATTCTACAATACGCACCTTAAGTGAAGTTGGAGCCATGGCTTTTACACAGGAGCTGAACAGACTGCGGTACCCGCCGTTTATTCTGGATGTCCTGTTGTATTACAGCTACGACTCAGCCAGTGCGGAGACAATAACCCGTGATGTACTAGGAGTGAGTTCAGGGAAGGTGTAGGGAAGCCGTTGAAGATTATGAATAACAGTAATTCACTGAATGATGTAACTTACAATAGAATAAAAGAAGACATCATGAATATGACGCTCGAGCCGGGAATGGATGTCAGTGTGCAGAAGCTGTCTGAACGCTATGGCGTCAGCCGGACGCCGGTACGGGAAGCAGTGGTCCGCCTTCAACAGTCAGGACTGGTGGAAATATATCCTCAGCGCAAAACTGTAGTCTCTAAGATTGATCTGCAACGGGTCCGTGAGGAGTGGTTCATCCGCACCTCGCTTGAATCTGCGGTGATCGATGAGTTCATCCGCAAGTGCAGCGAGCTGGTAGCCGATACGATGCAGGAACTGATTAATAAGCAGAAGAAGTACATGGACAAGAAGTATTTCAGAGAATTCTATATTAAGGACAACCGGTTCCATCAGCTGATCTTTCAGACGGCCGGGGAGGAGTTATCCTGGTTCACCATCGAAGAGGTAGCATCCCATTACAATCGTATCCGTCTGCTCTACGGGAAGATGGAGGGGGTGCAGCCGTCCGATATCGATAAGCATGTGAAGATGGTGGCGGCGACCCGCAAGCGGGATGTGGAAGGGATGCGCAAGGTCGTGATGGAGCATTCCAATACACTGCTGGACCGGGTCCAGAGCATGTCGAAGCAGTACCCGCAATTCTTCTGATCATACACGCTGTAAAGATTCAAGGCGTATACCGAAAGCCTCTCTCTATGGAGGAGGACTTCCGGTATACGCCTTTTGTTGTGATATAAGAAATGATATCACTCCTATTGCTGCTTGAGCCGCCGGTAATATAGCCACGTTCTGCCCGCGAACGAACCGAAGAGCAGAATGGACAGGAACATAATTGAAGTGTTCCACGCCTGGGATGCGGTGATCCCGTCCCGCAGCATGCTATCAATGAAGGCCGACAGATTAAGGCTGTAGAGCAGGATCATGGGCAGGAACAGCAGGGTATAGCTGATGGCGATTTTACGTGCCTGCTTCAGGCGGTGGACCGGATCACTATAGATTTCCTGCTGCTCCGCAGCGTTCTGCTCCTCCCGGCTCCAGAGGGTCCATTTCTGCAGAGAGAAGGGAGAGCTGTAGAGCCTCGTCCAACCAGCCTCCTGGTGCAGCTCGAAATACCCTTCATCGGCAATGACCTGATAGTCGGCGTGATAGGTCATGCGGCGCGGACGGCCCTTGCTGAAATGGAACAGCGTTCCTCCGAAGCCTACTTTATAGAGATTCCATCCGTGCTTCTCTTTGTCCTCCAGCCATTGCTCCAGCCGGTCAGGGGCGTACATCCAGCCGGGCTTCATCCGCGCCATCGTAGTGCCGGCAGGCTTCTGCGGTCCGGGAGGCTTCTTCAGGTCCTGATGGTTTAGCAGAAATACCTTACTGGCAGCCCGGAGCTTCACTATAGAGTAAATTGCAAGAACAAGCAGGGCCAGGGCTCCCGCTGCTGCGGCCCAGGTAACGGCCCACAGCGGACTTGGCTGAATGCGGACTGGAGTATCCTGATTGAAGGTGAGCCCTAGTACAAGCAGTGGAATAAGGGCAATGAGCAGCAAATACACCAGGATTCCCATGAAAAGATAGGAGATGATACGGTTTCGCCTCAGGACATCCTTACGTGAAGGATAGGCGCTAATCTGTGACAGCAGCCGGTCATTCTCGTACAGACTCCATTTTCCACGCTGCAGCCGCTTGCTCCATCCCTCTGCGGCAAGATAAGGAGACATGGATGAATGCTTGGCCGAATGATAAGCCAGCTGATAAGTTAGCCGGATAGGCTCAGCCTGCCGGAAGGTAAAGCGCCGCAGCAGTAAGCTCCATTCTTCCACACGCCATCCCTTGCCGGCCATATCGGCCAACCAGGCTTCTGTCCCCGGCAGATCATAGCTCCAAAAGGGCCGAAATACAGTTCTCATTGAAATTCCTCCTCACTGGTGACGGCGTTGCGGTGAAGTTCCTTTAACCTGCCGATTTCAGCGCGCATGACTTCCTTCCCCAGCTCAGACACCTCGTACACCGTCTTTCTCTCTTCATCGGCAAATACGGTAATCAGTCCATCCTTGTTCATTTTGGTCAAGGTTCCATATACCGTACCGGAGCCCAGCCGGAGCCGTCCTTCCGACAATTCCTCCACATGCTTAATAATTCCATATCCATGGCGCGGCTTGGTTAAGGACAATAGAATATAGAAGGCCGTCTCTGTCATGGGTACGTACTTTTTTAGAACCTTTTGCGCTGCGGACACCGCG is a window of Paenibacillus sp. FSL H3-0469 DNA encoding:
- a CDS encoding 2-dehydropantoate 2-reductase N-terminal domain-containing protein; translation: MSAEQNRILIFGAGVIGSIYAIKFMEAGYDVSLFARADRFRLLQEKGLQYNDKGTVRTVPVKVMDTLENDDIYDFIFVTVRYDRAESALLALKDNQSQNIVTMTNSPIGFSSWQGIVGDRLLPAFPGFGGQIKDGVLYARFMPKLLVATAFGEMNGAVTQRILKLAQVFQTAKLPYAIKKDMQAYLITHSVSDIALLGSLYGGKPEIAPVTPGTRQTARQITVTLKAYLKAIREAGVAVDPPVFNIVPKLPSFILDVLFIAWLRTKMVKDMLLPDYANAANQEVVQLEKDLTKFLSMQNG
- a CDS encoding citrate transporter; translation: MDVANVVIGFIMVLSFFGLVWYCVKGYNLMVGFFVMSVLWTSIALIGNSIHPTSVMEGKTFIDVLTNVFQTGPENYGKAILVNIFFGAFFGRVLIDTGIAATLIRKVVELGGDKPRITMSLLCIVTAVIFTSMTGIGPVISIAVIVLPIMLSLGIPSPIALFSFMGSIMAGIFGNIVNFKQYQAIFATANESYASYDYNTYFKFGMIAMAVSLIVVLVVSNVMMNRKLSRAWAATPDSGATVDAPAISWISIILPVVGVVVLKVPIIFGFIFAALFALLTCGKLKGGFASVCRMLSKQFADGAIDVAPMIGFLLTLSMFNNAATYASPYFKTLLDGAMPQTALLLCIVFAILTPLGFFRGPMNLVGSGSAILAVVVATAAWPVQFLYPLFAITTVAPQHLDVTQSWVAWGFGYTKVPAKEYMKMSIPTGWIIGIILCAIVFFMYGNLV
- a CDS encoding hydantoinase/oxoprolinase family protein — translated: MSTMVRMGIDVGGTHTKAVAIDNATHEIIGKSSVKTTHDHATGVAAGVVKCFMNCLEENNIRPEDVVFVAHSTTQATNALIEGDIAQVGIIGLAKGGLEGWLAKRQTRLQNIDLGNGKEIKIYNSFLNVKKMSEASVLSVIDDLKQQGAQVIVPSMAFGVDNGRPEELVYIEAEKKGMPTTMASDITKLYGLTRRTRTAAINASILPKMLDTANSTEKSVREAGVHVPLMIMRGDGGVMEISEMKKRPVLTMLSGPAASVMGSLMYLRASNGVYFEVGGTTTNIGVIKNGRPAIDYSIVGGHPTYVNSLDVRVLGVAGGSMIRANKSGVVDVGPRSAHIGGLDYSVFTDPDKIKGAQVEFFSPKPGDPADYVAVRLENGERVTITNSCAANVLGLVKPEHFSYGNVEAARRAMQALADYCGMTVEDIAKQIMEKAYAKIEPIILALAEKYKLEKDQISLVGVGGGAASLIVYFSEKMGLKYSIPENAEVISSIGVALSMVRDVVERIIPSPSKEVIAALKMEAMNKAIQSGATPESIEIHIDIDPQTSKVTAIATGSTEVKTTELLKECDEEELRELAAQDMRIPLERTKLLEKTRYVSIFGERMDKAGEAGPVRILDTKGFIKVQRGRAMALKTTAGDYLSAVKQLWEAMAVYQTELIARPDFYLCIGARVMDFTASDFEQLELLMDIEVSTFEPDTEIVVVAANIKQS
- a CDS encoding GntR family transcriptional regulator, whose protein sequence is MNNSNSLNDVTYNRIKEDIMNMTLEPGMDVSVQKLSERYGVSRTPVREAVVRLQQSGLVEIYPQRKTVVSKIDLQRVREEWFIRTSLESAVIDEFIRKCSELVADTMQELINKQKKYMDKKYFREFYIKDNRFHQLIFQTAGEELSWFTIEEVASHYNRIRLLYGKMEGVQPSDIDKHVKMVAATRKRDVEGMRKVVMEHSNTLLDRVQSMSKQYPQFF
- a CDS encoding DUF2812 domain-containing protein → MRTVFRPFWSYDLPGTEAWLADMAGKGWRVEEWSLLLRRFTFRQAEPIRLTYQLAYHSAKHSSMSPYLAAEGWSKRLQRGKWSLYENDRLLSQISAYPSRKDVLRRNRIISYLFMGILVYLLLIALIPLLVLGLTFNQDTPVRIQPSPLWAVTWAAAAGALALLVLAIYSIVKLRAASKVFLLNHQDLKKPPGPQKPAGTTMARMKPGWMYAPDRLEQWLEDKEKHGWNLYKVGFGGTLFHFSKGRPRRMTYHADYQVIADEGYFELHQEAGWTRLYSSPFSLQKWTLWSREEQNAAEQQEIYSDPVHRLKQARKIAISYTLLFLPMILLYSLNLSAFIDSMLRDGITASQAWNTSIMFLSILLFGSFAGRTWLYYRRLKQQ
- a CDS encoding PadR family transcriptional regulator; its protein translation is MTETAFYILLSLTKPRHGYGIIKHVEELSEGRLRLGSGTVYGTLTKMNKDGLITVFADEERKTVYEVSELGKEVMRAEIGRLKELHRNAVTSEEEFQ